In the genome of Amaranthus tricolor cultivar Red isolate AtriRed21 chromosome 15, ASM2621246v1, whole genome shotgun sequence, one region contains:
- the LOC130800828 gene encoding uncharacterized protein At4g18490 isoform X6 — protein MADSSKGNSSTGEAITKMSLLDEDFSKDFLASWKSTSASDGDDMDFNFEPVSKGKKKGFNFGMEDMDFSLDDAFCKMPSFKMDMADLDFSSSPKKPAKSKDKSAQDYAKGDRLDKCEKFTFSFDFDGLDDFSLNAPSSIEEKGASFDKKIEKDGSECGDFPGHAENNMRETTKDTVVEEPAVCENAVFSKSEDLVVCNDNSDIPLVNTAKELLVSTHIVQQNETPNSSDNKFSEGTQKLDLQSYYDPAKESSDLIPVNKSTQLIGSQIPVESAKVHIYSETERTMTAQITDDELQSNEETTSKQQCTHLKQMDVSANICLVEASIQDVLSEKLEISSLVRDKNDISCTGGSHIEGLPAFVVSTAENEKQIVDKSLLQSSMDKMNISSEKNDLADGDDLFSAKHPIDTVGNTASTGDSNALSFTARSTVETHKPTLKVSATSFGSGPNAAKITIPKNKVPGDMNSNDPVIQPKNDGGRTDFSAFKDNREGSIHKGSSDKSRYNNDRVNGKNRNEEGINIMPDRRKAAMNGLTSLECEKMVKNVKSSGGPNATKTMLPKNKVPGDMNSKFSVIEPRNGGGRTEFLAFEDYVEGSTHIGSLDKSYNSNGSSKCNQKKLDDSSSSCKDLIKQDPILEKSETKASTHTTGSRSEILSIPLNQGTKVGNQGLEKVKDKVSSITIQKSDIGLRNKISSQKIDKKMSALPSLKLTRNTITDKHPIGARVQENVNVGNFDRSTRLQSCIKIASPVFPKKQTLLTPSLKRKLSEAGDMDQAYLHKTKRVSPSENRLSTVSSGKLNDGAQTQENLLEGNRKNVTTECMTPKFDFDQEAKIEALQFSLMVENDANVQKAEACANELDNICNMLKRKHEEAKELLVRALVNNNNLLMLNHPVYEEKIRAVQKFASRLTFKELEIEA, from the exons ATGGCAGATTCGTCAAAGGGTAATTCTTCAACCGGAGAAGCAATAACAAAAATGTCACTACTAG ATGAGGACTTCTCTAAAGACTTCCTTGCTTCTTGGAAGTCTACATCTGCCTCGGATGGAGATGATATGGACTTCAACTTCGAGCCAGTTAGCAAGGGAAAGAAAAAGGGTTTTAACTTTGGCAT GGAAGATATGGATTTTTCTCTTGATGATGCATTTTGTAAGATGCCGTCTTTCAAGATGGATATGGCAGATCTTGATTTTTCTAGTTCTCCAAAAAAACCTGCAAAGTCAAAGGATAAGTCAGCACAGGATTATGCCAAGGGAGATCGTCTAGACAAGTGTGAAAAGTTCaccttttcttttgattttgatgG ATTGGATGACTTCAGCTTAAATGCCCCTTCAAGTATAGAAGAGAAGGGTGCGAGCTTTGACAAAAAGATAGAAAAAGATGGTTCTGAGTGTGGAGACTTTCCTGGACATGCTGAAAATAATATGAGAGAAACTACTAAAGATACCGTAGTCGAGGAACCTGCAGTATGTGAAAATGCGGTATTTTCAAAATCCGAAGATTTAGTGGTTTGTAATGACAACTCTGATATTCCCCTTGTTAATACTGCTAAAGAATTACTGGTGTCGACACATATAGTACAACAAAACGAGACACCAAATTCATCTGATAACAAATTTTCTGAGGGTACCCAAAAGCTGGACCTTCAAAGTTACTATGACCCAGCAAAAGAAAGTAGTGATCTGATTCCTGTTAACAAATCCACGCAATTAATTGGCTCACAGATTCCCGTGGAATCAGCAAAAGTGCACATTTATTCAGAGACTGAAAGAACAATGACTGCCCAGATTACAGATGATGAACTGCAGTCAAACGAAGAGACAACTTCCAAGCAACAATGTACCCATTTGAAACAAATGGACGTTTCTGCAAATATATGCTTGGTTGAAGCTTCGATTCAAGATGTTCTTTCAGAAAAATTGGAAATTAGTTCTCTAGTCAGGGACAAAAATGATATATCATGTACAGGTGGGTCCCATATTGAAGGACTTCCAGCATTTGTTGTTTCAACAGCGGAGAATGAAAAACAGATAGTAGACAAGTCATTGCTGCAAAGCTCAATGGATAAAATGAACATTAGTAGTGAGAAGAATGATCTTGCCGATGGTGATGATTTGTTTAGTGCTAAGCATCCGATAGATACTGTTGGGAATACTGCTTCAACTGGCGACTCAAATGCATTGTCCTTTACTGCCAGATCTACTGTTGAAACGCACAAGCCAACTTTGAAGGTTTCTGCAACATCATTTGGCAG TGGACCCAATGCTGCAAAAATAACAATACCTAAGAACAAAGTTCCAGGAGATATGAATTCAAATGATCCTGTCATACAACCCAAAAATGATGGAGGTAGGACGGACTTTTCGGCTTTTAAAGATAATAGGGAAGGCTCTATACATAAAGGTTCTTCAGACAAGAG TAGGTATAACAATGACCGGGTAAATGGGAAAAACAGGAATGAGGAGGGTATTAACATTATGCCAGATAGAAGAAAAGCAGCAATGAATGGTCTCACTTCACTTGAATGTGAGAAGATGGTCAAGAATGTCAAATCTTCTGG TGGGCCCAATGCTACAAAAACAATGCTACCTAAGAACAAGGTTCCAGGAGATATGAACTCAAAGTTTTCTGTCATAGAGCCCAGAAATGGTGGTGGTAGGACAGAGTTTTTGGCTTTTGAAGATTATGTAGAAGGCTCAACACATATAGGTTCTTTAGACAAAAG TTATAACAGTAATGGCAGCAGTAAATGTAATCAAAAGAAATTAGATGACAGTTCAAGTTCATGTAAAGATTTGATCAAACAAGATCCAATTTTGGAGAAAAGTGAGACAAAGGCTTCTACTCATACCACTGGGAG CAGGTCCGAGATTTTATCAATCCCACTAAATCAGGGAACTAAAGTTGGTAACCAGGGGCTAGAAAAAGTGAAAGACAAGGTTTCGAGCATCACAATTCAGAAATCAGATATTggtttaagaaataaaatttcatcCCAAAAGATTGACAAGAAAATGTCTGCTCTTCCTAGTTTGAAATTGACTAG AAATACCATTACAGACAAACATCCAATAGGTGCCAGAGTGCAAGAAAATGTTAATGTGGGAAATTTTGATAGAAGCACAAGACTCCAATCGTGTATCAAAATAGCCTCTCCAGTTTTTCCCAAGAAACAAACATTGTTAACTCCCTCTTTGAAACGCAAGCTATCTGAG GCTGGTGATATGGATCAAGCATATCTTCACAAGACAAAACGCGTCTCACCCAGTGAAAACAG ATTGTCTACAGTTTCATCCGGAAAACTTAATGATGGG GCTCAAACACAAGAAAACCTCTTGGAAGGAAACAGAAAGAATGTCACAACAGAATGCATGACCCCTAAGTTTGATTTTGATCAAGAGGCAAAAATAGAGGCTCTGCAGTTCAGTTTAATGGTCGAGAATGATGCAAATGTCCAAAAGGCTGAGGCATGTGCCAATGAGCTTGACAAT
- the LOC130800828 gene encoding uncharacterized protein At4g18490 isoform X1, translating to MADSSKGNSSTGEAITKMSLLDEDFSKDFLASWKSTSASDGDDMDFNFEPVSKGKKKGFNFGMEDMDFSLDDAFCKMPSFKMDMADLDFSSSPKKPAKSKDKSAQDYAKGDRLDKCEKFTFSFDFDGLDDFSLNAPSSIEEKGASFDKKIEKDGSECGDFPGHAENNMRETTKDTVVEEPAVCENAVFSKSEDLVVCNDNSDIPLVNTAKELLVSTHIVQQNETPNSSDNKFSEGTQKLDLQSYYDPAKESSDLIPVNKSTQLIGSQIPVESAKVHIYSETERTMTAQITDDELQSNEETTSKQQCTHLKQMDVSANICLVEASIQDVLSEKLEISSLVRDKNDISCTGGSHIEGLPAFVVSTAENEKQIVDKSLLQSSMDKMNISSEKNDLADGDDLFSAKHPIDTVGNTASTGDSNALSFTARSTVETHKPTLKVSATSFGSGPNAAKITIPKNKVPGDMNSNDPVIQPKNDGGRTDFSAFKDNREGSIHKGSSDKSRYNNDRVNGKNRNEEGINIMPDRRKAAMNGLTSLECEKMVKNVKSSGGPNATKTMLPKNKVPGDMNSKFSVIEPRNGGGRTEFLAFEDYVEGSTHIGSLDKSYNSNGSSKCNQKKLDDSSSSCKDLIKQDPILEKSETKASTHTTGSRSEILSIPLNQGTKVGNQGLEKVKDKVSSITIQKSDIGLRNKISSQKIDKKMSALPSLKLTSFSPLRNTITDKHPIGARVQENVNVGNFDRSTRLQSCIKIASPVFPKKQTLLTPSLKRKLSEAGDMDQAYLHKTKRVSPSENRLSTVSSGKLNDGAQTQENLLEGNRKNVTTECMTPKFDFDQEAKIEALQFSLMVENDANVQKAEACANELDNICNMLKRKHEEAKELLVRALVNNNNLLMLNHPVYEEKIRAVQKFASRLTFKELEIEA from the exons ATGGCAGATTCGTCAAAGGGTAATTCTTCAACCGGAGAAGCAATAACAAAAATGTCACTACTAG ATGAGGACTTCTCTAAAGACTTCCTTGCTTCTTGGAAGTCTACATCTGCCTCGGATGGAGATGATATGGACTTCAACTTCGAGCCAGTTAGCAAGGGAAAGAAAAAGGGTTTTAACTTTGGCAT GGAAGATATGGATTTTTCTCTTGATGATGCATTTTGTAAGATGCCGTCTTTCAAGATGGATATGGCAGATCTTGATTTTTCTAGTTCTCCAAAAAAACCTGCAAAGTCAAAGGATAAGTCAGCACAGGATTATGCCAAGGGAGATCGTCTAGACAAGTGTGAAAAGTTCaccttttcttttgattttgatgG ATTGGATGACTTCAGCTTAAATGCCCCTTCAAGTATAGAAGAGAAGGGTGCGAGCTTTGACAAAAAGATAGAAAAAGATGGTTCTGAGTGTGGAGACTTTCCTGGACATGCTGAAAATAATATGAGAGAAACTACTAAAGATACCGTAGTCGAGGAACCTGCAGTATGTGAAAATGCGGTATTTTCAAAATCCGAAGATTTAGTGGTTTGTAATGACAACTCTGATATTCCCCTTGTTAATACTGCTAAAGAATTACTGGTGTCGACACATATAGTACAACAAAACGAGACACCAAATTCATCTGATAACAAATTTTCTGAGGGTACCCAAAAGCTGGACCTTCAAAGTTACTATGACCCAGCAAAAGAAAGTAGTGATCTGATTCCTGTTAACAAATCCACGCAATTAATTGGCTCACAGATTCCCGTGGAATCAGCAAAAGTGCACATTTATTCAGAGACTGAAAGAACAATGACTGCCCAGATTACAGATGATGAACTGCAGTCAAACGAAGAGACAACTTCCAAGCAACAATGTACCCATTTGAAACAAATGGACGTTTCTGCAAATATATGCTTGGTTGAAGCTTCGATTCAAGATGTTCTTTCAGAAAAATTGGAAATTAGTTCTCTAGTCAGGGACAAAAATGATATATCATGTACAGGTGGGTCCCATATTGAAGGACTTCCAGCATTTGTTGTTTCAACAGCGGAGAATGAAAAACAGATAGTAGACAAGTCATTGCTGCAAAGCTCAATGGATAAAATGAACATTAGTAGTGAGAAGAATGATCTTGCCGATGGTGATGATTTGTTTAGTGCTAAGCATCCGATAGATACTGTTGGGAATACTGCTTCAACTGGCGACTCAAATGCATTGTCCTTTACTGCCAGATCTACTGTTGAAACGCACAAGCCAACTTTGAAGGTTTCTGCAACATCATTTGGCAG TGGACCCAATGCTGCAAAAATAACAATACCTAAGAACAAAGTTCCAGGAGATATGAATTCAAATGATCCTGTCATACAACCCAAAAATGATGGAGGTAGGACGGACTTTTCGGCTTTTAAAGATAATAGGGAAGGCTCTATACATAAAGGTTCTTCAGACAAGAG TAGGTATAACAATGACCGGGTAAATGGGAAAAACAGGAATGAGGAGGGTATTAACATTATGCCAGATAGAAGAAAAGCAGCAATGAATGGTCTCACTTCACTTGAATGTGAGAAGATGGTCAAGAATGTCAAATCTTCTGG TGGGCCCAATGCTACAAAAACAATGCTACCTAAGAACAAGGTTCCAGGAGATATGAACTCAAAGTTTTCTGTCATAGAGCCCAGAAATGGTGGTGGTAGGACAGAGTTTTTGGCTTTTGAAGATTATGTAGAAGGCTCAACACATATAGGTTCTTTAGACAAAAG TTATAACAGTAATGGCAGCAGTAAATGTAATCAAAAGAAATTAGATGACAGTTCAAGTTCATGTAAAGATTTGATCAAACAAGATCCAATTTTGGAGAAAAGTGAGACAAAGGCTTCTACTCATACCACTGGGAG CAGGTCCGAGATTTTATCAATCCCACTAAATCAGGGAACTAAAGTTGGTAACCAGGGGCTAGAAAAAGTGAAAGACAAGGTTTCGAGCATCACAATTCAGAAATCAGATATTggtttaagaaataaaatttcatcCCAAAAGATTGACAAGAAAATGTCTGCTCTTCCTAGTTTGAAATTGACTAG ttTCTCTCCCCTTAGAAATACCATTACAGACAAACATCCAATAGGTGCCAGAGTGCAAGAAAATGTTAATGTGGGAAATTTTGATAGAAGCACAAGACTCCAATCGTGTATCAAAATAGCCTCTCCAGTTTTTCCCAAGAAACAAACATTGTTAACTCCCTCTTTGAAACGCAAGCTATCTGAG GCTGGTGATATGGATCAAGCATATCTTCACAAGACAAAACGCGTCTCACCCAGTGAAAACAG ATTGTCTACAGTTTCATCCGGAAAACTTAATGATGGG GCTCAAACACAAGAAAACCTCTTGGAAGGAAACAGAAAGAATGTCACAACAGAATGCATGACCCCTAAGTTTGATTTTGATCAAGAGGCAAAAATAGAGGCTCTGCAGTTCAGTTTAATGGTCGAGAATGATGCAAATGTCCAAAAGGCTGAGGCATGTGCCAATGAGCTTGACAAT
- the LOC130800828 gene encoding uncharacterized protein LOC130800828 isoform X5, which yields MADSSKGNSSTGEAITKMSLLDEDFSKDFLASWKSTSASDGDDMDFNFEPVSKGKKKGFNFGMEDMDFSLDDAFCKMPSFKMDMADLDFSSSPKKPAKSKDKSAQDYAKGDRLDKCEKFTFSFDFDGLDDFSLNAPSSIEEKGASFDKKIEKDGSECGDFPGHAENNMRETTKDTVVEEPAVCENAVFSKSEDLVVCNDNSDIPLVNTAKELLVSTHIVQQNETPNSSDNKFSEGTQKLDLQSYYDPAKESSDLIPVNKSTQLIGSQIPVESAKVHIYSETERTMTAQITDDELQSNEETTSKQQCTHLKQMDVSANICLVEASIQDVLSEKLEISSLVRDKNDISCTGGSHIEGLPAFVVSTAENEKQIVDKSLLQSSMDKMNISSEKNDLADGDDLFSAKHPIDTVGNTASTGDSNALSFTARSTVETHKPTLKVSATSFGSGPNAAKITIPKNKVPGDMNSNDPVIQPKNDGGRTDFSAFKDNREGSIHKGSSDKSRYNNDRVNGKNRNEEGINIMPDRRKAAMNGLTSLECEKMVKNVKSSGGPNATKTMLPKNKVPGDMNSKFSVIEPRNGGGRTEFLAFEDYVEGSTHIGSLDKSNGSSKCNQKKLDDSSSSCKDLIKQDPILEKSETKASTHTTGRSEILSIPLNQGTKVGNQGLEKVKDKVSSITIQKSDIGLRNKISSQKIDKKMSALPSLKLTSFSPLRNTITDKHPIGARVQENVNVGNFDRSTRLQSCIKIASPVFPKKQTLLTPSLKRKLSEAGDMDQAYLHKTKRVSPSENRLSTVSSGKLNDGAQTQENLLEGNRKNVTTECMTPKFDFDQEAKIEALQFSLMVENDANVQKAEACANELDNICNMLKRKHEEAKELLVRALVNNNNLLMLNHPVYEEKIRAVQKFASRLTFKELEIEA from the exons ATGGCAGATTCGTCAAAGGGTAATTCTTCAACCGGAGAAGCAATAACAAAAATGTCACTACTAG ATGAGGACTTCTCTAAAGACTTCCTTGCTTCTTGGAAGTCTACATCTGCCTCGGATGGAGATGATATGGACTTCAACTTCGAGCCAGTTAGCAAGGGAAAGAAAAAGGGTTTTAACTTTGGCAT GGAAGATATGGATTTTTCTCTTGATGATGCATTTTGTAAGATGCCGTCTTTCAAGATGGATATGGCAGATCTTGATTTTTCTAGTTCTCCAAAAAAACCTGCAAAGTCAAAGGATAAGTCAGCACAGGATTATGCCAAGGGAGATCGTCTAGACAAGTGTGAAAAGTTCaccttttcttttgattttgatgG ATTGGATGACTTCAGCTTAAATGCCCCTTCAAGTATAGAAGAGAAGGGTGCGAGCTTTGACAAAAAGATAGAAAAAGATGGTTCTGAGTGTGGAGACTTTCCTGGACATGCTGAAAATAATATGAGAGAAACTACTAAAGATACCGTAGTCGAGGAACCTGCAGTATGTGAAAATGCGGTATTTTCAAAATCCGAAGATTTAGTGGTTTGTAATGACAACTCTGATATTCCCCTTGTTAATACTGCTAAAGAATTACTGGTGTCGACACATATAGTACAACAAAACGAGACACCAAATTCATCTGATAACAAATTTTCTGAGGGTACCCAAAAGCTGGACCTTCAAAGTTACTATGACCCAGCAAAAGAAAGTAGTGATCTGATTCCTGTTAACAAATCCACGCAATTAATTGGCTCACAGATTCCCGTGGAATCAGCAAAAGTGCACATTTATTCAGAGACTGAAAGAACAATGACTGCCCAGATTACAGATGATGAACTGCAGTCAAACGAAGAGACAACTTCCAAGCAACAATGTACCCATTTGAAACAAATGGACGTTTCTGCAAATATATGCTTGGTTGAAGCTTCGATTCAAGATGTTCTTTCAGAAAAATTGGAAATTAGTTCTCTAGTCAGGGACAAAAATGATATATCATGTACAGGTGGGTCCCATATTGAAGGACTTCCAGCATTTGTTGTTTCAACAGCGGAGAATGAAAAACAGATAGTAGACAAGTCATTGCTGCAAAGCTCAATGGATAAAATGAACATTAGTAGTGAGAAGAATGATCTTGCCGATGGTGATGATTTGTTTAGTGCTAAGCATCCGATAGATACTGTTGGGAATACTGCTTCAACTGGCGACTCAAATGCATTGTCCTTTACTGCCAGATCTACTGTTGAAACGCACAAGCCAACTTTGAAGGTTTCTGCAACATCATTTGGCAG TGGACCCAATGCTGCAAAAATAACAATACCTAAGAACAAAGTTCCAGGAGATATGAATTCAAATGATCCTGTCATACAACCCAAAAATGATGGAGGTAGGACGGACTTTTCGGCTTTTAAAGATAATAGGGAAGGCTCTATACATAAAGGTTCTTCAGACAAGAG TAGGTATAACAATGACCGGGTAAATGGGAAAAACAGGAATGAGGAGGGTATTAACATTATGCCAGATAGAAGAAAAGCAGCAATGAATGGTCTCACTTCACTTGAATGTGAGAAGATGGTCAAGAATGTCAAATCTTCTGG TGGGCCCAATGCTACAAAAACAATGCTACCTAAGAACAAGGTTCCAGGAGATATGAACTCAAAGTTTTCTGTCATAGAGCCCAGAAATGGTGGTGGTAGGACAGAGTTTTTGGCTTTTGAAGATTATGTAGAAGGCTCAACACATATAGGTTCTTTAGACAAAAG TAATGGCAGCAGTAAATGTAATCAAAAGAAATTAGATGACAGTTCAAGTTCATGTAAAGATTTGATCAAACAAGATCCAATTTTGGAGAAAAGTGAGACAAAGGCTTCTACTCATACCACTGGGAG GTCCGAGATTTTATCAATCCCACTAAATCAGGGAACTAAAGTTGGTAACCAGGGGCTAGAAAAAGTGAAAGACAAGGTTTCGAGCATCACAATTCAGAAATCAGATATTggtttaagaaataaaatttcatcCCAAAAGATTGACAAGAAAATGTCTGCTCTTCCTAGTTTGAAATTGACTAG ttTCTCTCCCCTTAGAAATACCATTACAGACAAACATCCAATAGGTGCCAGAGTGCAAGAAAATGTTAATGTGGGAAATTTTGATAGAAGCACAAGACTCCAATCGTGTATCAAAATAGCCTCTCCAGTTTTTCCCAAGAAACAAACATTGTTAACTCCCTCTTTGAAACGCAAGCTATCTGAG GCTGGTGATATGGATCAAGCATATCTTCACAAGACAAAACGCGTCTCACCCAGTGAAAACAG ATTGTCTACAGTTTCATCCGGAAAACTTAATGATGGG GCTCAAACACAAGAAAACCTCTTGGAAGGAAACAGAAAGAATGTCACAACAGAATGCATGACCCCTAAGTTTGATTTTGATCAAGAGGCAAAAATAGAGGCTCTGCAGTTCAGTTTAATGGTCGAGAATGATGCAAATGTCCAAAAGGCTGAGGCATGTGCCAATGAGCTTGACAAT
- the LOC130800828 gene encoding uncharacterized protein At4g18490 isoform X3, with product MADSSKGNSSTGEAITKMSLLDEDFSKDFLASWKSTSASDGDDMDFNFEPVSKGKKKGFNFGMEDMDFSLDDAFCKMPSFKMDMADLDFSSSPKKPAKSKDKSAQDYAKGDRLDKCEKFTFSFDFDGLDDFSLNAPSSIEEKGASFDKKIEKDGSECGDFPGHAENNMRETTKDTVVEEPAVCENAVFSKSEDLVVCNDNSDIPLVNTAKELLVSTHIVQQNETPNSSDNKFSEGTQKLDLQSYYDPAKESSDLIPVNKSTQLIGSQIPVESAKVHIYSETERTMTAQITDDELQSNEETTSKQQCTHLKQMDVSANICLVEASIQDVLSEKLEISSLVRDKNDISCTGGSHIEGLPAFVVSTAENEKQIVDKSLLQSSMDKMNISSEKNDLADGDDLFSAKHPIDTVGNTASTGDSNALSFTARSTVETHKPTLKVSATSFGSGPNAAKITIPKNKVPGDMNSNDPVIQPKNDGGRTDFSAFKDNREGSIHKGSSDKRYNNDRVNGKNRNEEGINIMPDRRKAAMNGLTSLECEKMVKNVKSSGGPNATKTMLPKNKVPGDMNSKFSVIEPRNGGGRTEFLAFEDYVEGSTHIGSLDKSYNSNGSSKCNQKKLDDSSSSCKDLIKQDPILEKSETKASTHTTGSRSEILSIPLNQGTKVGNQGLEKVKDKVSSITIQKSDIGLRNKISSQKIDKKMSALPSLKLTSFSPLRNTITDKHPIGARVQENVNVGNFDRSTRLQSCIKIASPVFPKKQTLLTPSLKRKLSEAGDMDQAYLHKTKRVSPSENRLSTVSSGKLNDGAQTQENLLEGNRKNVTTECMTPKFDFDQEAKIEALQFSLMVENDANVQKAEACANELDNICNMLKRKHEEAKELLVRALVNNNNLLMLNHPVYEEKIRAVQKFASRLTFKELEIEA from the exons ATGGCAGATTCGTCAAAGGGTAATTCTTCAACCGGAGAAGCAATAACAAAAATGTCACTACTAG ATGAGGACTTCTCTAAAGACTTCCTTGCTTCTTGGAAGTCTACATCTGCCTCGGATGGAGATGATATGGACTTCAACTTCGAGCCAGTTAGCAAGGGAAAGAAAAAGGGTTTTAACTTTGGCAT GGAAGATATGGATTTTTCTCTTGATGATGCATTTTGTAAGATGCCGTCTTTCAAGATGGATATGGCAGATCTTGATTTTTCTAGTTCTCCAAAAAAACCTGCAAAGTCAAAGGATAAGTCAGCACAGGATTATGCCAAGGGAGATCGTCTAGACAAGTGTGAAAAGTTCaccttttcttttgattttgatgG ATTGGATGACTTCAGCTTAAATGCCCCTTCAAGTATAGAAGAGAAGGGTGCGAGCTTTGACAAAAAGATAGAAAAAGATGGTTCTGAGTGTGGAGACTTTCCTGGACATGCTGAAAATAATATGAGAGAAACTACTAAAGATACCGTAGTCGAGGAACCTGCAGTATGTGAAAATGCGGTATTTTCAAAATCCGAAGATTTAGTGGTTTGTAATGACAACTCTGATATTCCCCTTGTTAATACTGCTAAAGAATTACTGGTGTCGACACATATAGTACAACAAAACGAGACACCAAATTCATCTGATAACAAATTTTCTGAGGGTACCCAAAAGCTGGACCTTCAAAGTTACTATGACCCAGCAAAAGAAAGTAGTGATCTGATTCCTGTTAACAAATCCACGCAATTAATTGGCTCACAGATTCCCGTGGAATCAGCAAAAGTGCACATTTATTCAGAGACTGAAAGAACAATGACTGCCCAGATTACAGATGATGAACTGCAGTCAAACGAAGAGACAACTTCCAAGCAACAATGTACCCATTTGAAACAAATGGACGTTTCTGCAAATATATGCTTGGTTGAAGCTTCGATTCAAGATGTTCTTTCAGAAAAATTGGAAATTAGTTCTCTAGTCAGGGACAAAAATGATATATCATGTACAGGTGGGTCCCATATTGAAGGACTTCCAGCATTTGTTGTTTCAACAGCGGAGAATGAAAAACAGATAGTAGACAAGTCATTGCTGCAAAGCTCAATGGATAAAATGAACATTAGTAGTGAGAAGAATGATCTTGCCGATGGTGATGATTTGTTTAGTGCTAAGCATCCGATAGATACTGTTGGGAATACTGCTTCAACTGGCGACTCAAATGCATTGTCCTTTACTGCCAGATCTACTGTTGAAACGCACAAGCCAACTTTGAAGGTTTCTGCAACATCATTTGGCAG TGGACCCAATGCTGCAAAAATAACAATACCTAAGAACAAAGTTCCAGGAGATATGAATTCAAATGATCCTGTCATACAACCCAAAAATGATGGAGGTAGGACGGACTTTTCGGCTTTTAAAGATAATAGGGAAGGCTCTATACATAAAGGTTCTTCAGACAAGAG GTATAACAATGACCGGGTAAATGGGAAAAACAGGAATGAGGAGGGTATTAACATTATGCCAGATAGAAGAAAAGCAGCAATGAATGGTCTCACTTCACTTGAATGTGAGAAGATGGTCAAGAATGTCAAATCTTCTGG TGGGCCCAATGCTACAAAAACAATGCTACCTAAGAACAAGGTTCCAGGAGATATGAACTCAAAGTTTTCTGTCATAGAGCCCAGAAATGGTGGTGGTAGGACAGAGTTTTTGGCTTTTGAAGATTATGTAGAAGGCTCAACACATATAGGTTCTTTAGACAAAAG TTATAACAGTAATGGCAGCAGTAAATGTAATCAAAAGAAATTAGATGACAGTTCAAGTTCATGTAAAGATTTGATCAAACAAGATCCAATTTTGGAGAAAAGTGAGACAAAGGCTTCTACTCATACCACTGGGAG CAGGTCCGAGATTTTATCAATCCCACTAAATCAGGGAACTAAAGTTGGTAACCAGGGGCTAGAAAAAGTGAAAGACAAGGTTTCGAGCATCACAATTCAGAAATCAGATATTggtttaagaaataaaatttcatcCCAAAAGATTGACAAGAAAATGTCTGCTCTTCCTAGTTTGAAATTGACTAG ttTCTCTCCCCTTAGAAATACCATTACAGACAAACATCCAATAGGTGCCAGAGTGCAAGAAAATGTTAATGTGGGAAATTTTGATAGAAGCACAAGACTCCAATCGTGTATCAAAATAGCCTCTCCAGTTTTTCCCAAGAAACAAACATTGTTAACTCCCTCTTTGAAACGCAAGCTATCTGAG GCTGGTGATATGGATCAAGCATATCTTCACAAGACAAAACGCGTCTCACCCAGTGAAAACAG ATTGTCTACAGTTTCATCCGGAAAACTTAATGATGGG GCTCAAACACAAGAAAACCTCTTGGAAGGAAACAGAAAGAATGTCACAACAGAATGCATGACCCCTAAGTTTGATTTTGATCAAGAGGCAAAAATAGAGGCTCTGCAGTTCAGTTTAATGGTCGAGAATGATGCAAATGTCCAAAAGGCTGAGGCATGTGCCAATGAGCTTGACAAT